Part of the Limihaloglobus sulfuriphilus genome is shown below.
CCGCAGGAGCTGATAGCTCAAATGCCGGCAGAGAATCGCAGCGAATCGCGATTGCTGGTACTCAACCGCAAAACCGGCGATATATCTGACCGCAGATTCAGCGGTATCGCGGAATATCTGTTTCCTGGTGATTGTCTCGTGCTAAATGATACAAAAGTTCTGCCGGCGAGATTCTTTGCACGGCGCACGACAGGGGCCTCGCTTGAGGGGTTGTATCTGGATATGAGCGGCGGGGGGCTCTGGCATGTGATGCTGAAAAATTCACGCAAGCTCAAAGAAGGCGAAGTCTTTGATTTGTTGTCTTCACATGGCAGCGTTTTCTGTAAGATTCTGGCAGAGAGGCGTTTAGATGATGGAACATGGCATATAAGGCCTCAATCTGATTTGCCGGCAGAGAAGCTGCTTGAACATATCGGTTATGCACCTCTGCCGCCGTACATCAAACGCAGCCGCGGCGGAGAGAAACCCGATTATGACCGGCAGCGTTATCAGACGGTTTATGCCAGACAAAGCGGTGCGGTTGCCGCTCCAACGGCCGGTCTTCACTTTACAGACGAGCTTCTTAACAGGCTTGACGAGAAGGGGATAAGCAGGGCGCATGTTACTCTGCACGTAGGTGCCGGCACATTCAAGCCGGTTACCGCCGACAACCTCGAGGATCATGAAATCCACAGCGAGCGGTTTGAGATAGACGCCCAAAACGCCGATATTATAAACCGCACACACCAGGCGGGCGGGCGGATAGTTGCCGTCGGAACGACTTCGGTGAGGACGCTGGAAACCGTTGCCCAAAGCGGCGGGATTCACGCGGCAAGCGGCGATACACGTCTTTTTATCATGCCGGGGTTTGAATACAGGGCGGTTGACGCGATGATAACAAATTTTCATCTGCCCAAGTCAACCCTGCTGGCACTGGTGGGGGCTTTTGCCGGAATGGATAATATTAAAAACGCCTATACTCACGCCGTAAAAGAGCGGTATCATTTTTTCTCCTACGGTGACGCGATGCTGATTTATTGAGCAGCTCTGTTTGAACATGCCTGATTTCGTTAGCCGTTTTAATTCACTTTGGCGTTAAATTCATCTATATTGAATGCCATTTATGTTTATTTATATGTCATTTTGTCACTCTGGCAGGCATTTCAGCCTGAGACAGTTTGATTTGTCTTATTGTAAGTTTTTGAAAATAAAGATATTACATAAATAGTCTTCTTTTGGCACGCTGTTTGCAATATGTAAAACAGAGTTTAGTAAATATGTAACAAAATGTTAACACTAAATAAAGGAGACATATTATGAACAGAGTAGTACCATTTAACTCAAAGAAAGGTCTGGGACTTGTTCCCGGCGGATTGTTTAAAAGTTTTGACGACATCTTTGACGACTTTTTCACCGGCTTCAACGCTCCTGATCAGCCTCGTGCATTTGTGCCGAGTGTTGACATGAACGATGAGGAAAAGGAAGTCGTCCTGACTGCTGAGCTTCCGGGCATCGATGACAAGGACATAAAGCTGTCTGTTCACGGAGATCACATTGTACTTGAGGGCGAGAAGAAGACAGAAACAAAATCCGAGAAAGACGGCTGGAAACATACAGAACGGAGCTTCGGTTCATTCAGGCGAGTGCTTCCGCTGCCTGCGAAAGTCGATGACGCCAAAGCCAAGGCTGAGTTTAAAGACGGTATTCTGACGGTGCATCTGCCCAAAACAGCTCCAGATGATGGTGCTAAAAACATCGCCATTAAACGAATCAGCTAAAAAACACTTTTTACACACAATGTTCAATAACCCCATATACAGGGCGGGAAGGAAACTTTCCGCCCTTTTTTTCGGCGTGAAGGTCAGTCTCCCGTCATGATGTTAATATAAATATAACTTGATTTTAGCGGCATAGTTTATAATATTCATGTGAAATTATTATTCTTTCTTAACATTTGTAAGTTATATCTTTATTGGAGACAAAGTTTTGAAAAAGTCATTATTTGTTTTACTGGTGTTTTGGGCCGTTTTTTCCGGTTATTCGGAGACGGTGAGAGTCGCGACTTACAATATTGAGCATTTTATGAGAATGTTTGATCAGCAGAAGATGCCTGAAAGATCCCGTAATATGACGGAATTGTACAGTGATGAGGAAGACGTTTACGAAGTCGCCGCGGTTATCAAATCAAAAGATTTCAACGCCGACATAATCGCCATACAGGAATGCTGCGATGAGCAAATGCTTGAGCTGTTCGTGAAGAAATGGCTCGACGGCGAATATGAATACGCCAAGGTCTCTTACGGCAACACAGATGGTCAGTATCTTGGCTTTCTCGTACGTAAAGGCTGGTCTGTAAGAGATTTCAGGGAGTATGTCGATATAAAGGATCCGGCAGATGACCGCTCGCTCAGGAGCTTTAAGGAGCGGGAGGGCAAAGATTTTTTCGATTTCCTTTTCAGCCGCGGCCCTGCGTTTATACTTGTGGAAAGCCCCGGCGGCACCAGTTTCTGGGTGGGCTGCACACATGTAAAAAGCAAATACGGCAACAACGAGGCGGTTACCAAATGGCGGCTGCGTGAGATAGATAAGACCCGTCAAATCTGCGCGGAGCTGCTGGCAGGAGGAAAAACTGATAAGCTGGTGATTCTTGGTGATTTCAACGATACAATCGGAATGGATAAATATGAAAAGATCGTCGGTGCCGATGTCGTGATGAGAATGACAGAGGGCAGCGGCGGCGAAGAGCTGAAGATGCTCACCCGCAAGCTCAGCGATTCGGGCAAGGCCAGCTATCATTGCGAGTTCAAGCCCCGGTATTACCGCGGCTTTCTTGACCATGTGTTCGCTTCGCCGGCCATGGCGGAGTGTTTTGAATCGGCTTTAATGGTAGAATCCCCCGTCGCCGCTGTTGCAAGCGACCATTATCCGGTTGTCTGCGAGTTCGAGTTTGAATAAGAATATCTAATCAATTGCTGAAAGGTTTTGTAAATGTTATCATTAAAAAATATGCTTCTGGGCTGTGCGGCAGCAGCTGTGTTTGTTGTAAGTGTTATAATGACCGGCTGCGGCGGCGATTCCGGCCCCGAGCCGGACAACAAGGTTGTGATACTGTGCCCGCATGACGAAAATGTAAAGTACGAATTCAAAAAGGCTTTCGAGCAGTGGCACCTTGAGAAATTCTCATCGCCGGCAACAGTGGAATGGCGTGATGTCGGCGGCGGCGGAAGCACGATGCTCAACTATATCCGCAATGTCTATGAACGCAGTGACAGCTCAATGGTGGATATTCTTTGGGGAGCCGGCGAGAGTCCGCACATGTACCTGGCAGAAGAAGGTCTTTTGACGAAGTACACTCCCTCGCAGGGTTATTTTGACAATGTCCCGGCAACTTTCAGCGGGATGCGGCTTTATGATGCCGACCATCTCTGGTTTGGCACAGTTGTCAGCAGTTTCGGCTTCATTTACAACAAAGAGCTTCTTGAGAAGGCCGGCCTTGAAGAGCCCAGCAGCTGGAAAGATATCGGCAGTCCAGAGTTTTTCGACCATGTAGTGCTTGCCGACCCGAGCCAGTCCGCTTCTATCGCGGCGGCATACGAGATGGTAGTGCAGTCAGAAGATACCTGGCAAAAAGGCTGGGCGAAACTGCTTGCGGTCCTCGGCAATGCCAAGAAGTTCACCGCCAGCAGCGGGGCGGCAGTAAATGCGCCGGTACTTGGTGAA
Proteins encoded:
- a CDS encoding endonuclease/exonuclease/phosphatase family protein, giving the protein MRVATYNIEHFMRMFDQQKMPERSRNMTELYSDEEDVYEVAAVIKSKDFNADIIAIQECCDEQMLELFVKKWLDGEYEYAKVSYGNTDGQYLGFLVRKGWSVRDFREYVDIKDPADDRSLRSFKEREGKDFFDFLFSRGPAFILVESPGGTSFWVGCTHVKSKYGNNEAVTKWRLREIDKTRQICAELLAGGKTDKLVILGDFNDTIGMDKYEKIVGADVVMRMTEGSGGEELKMLTRKLSDSGKASYHCEFKPRYYRGFLDHVFASPAMAECFESALMVESPVAAVASDHYPVVCEFEFE
- a CDS encoding ABC transporter substrate-binding protein; this encodes MLSLKNMLLGCAAAAVFVVSVIMTGCGGDSGPEPDNKVVILCPHDENVKYEFKKAFEQWHLEKFSSPATVEWRDVGGGGSTMLNYIRNVYERSDSSMVDILWGAGESPHMYLAEEGLLTKYTPSQGYFDNVPATFSGMRLYDADHLWFGTVVSSFGFIYNKELLEKAGLEEPSSWKDIGSPEFFDHVVLADPSQSASIAAAYEMVVQSEDTWQKGWAKLLAVLGNAKKFTASSGAAVNAPVLGEAIAAACIDYYGMIRVSRTPDILGYVSPEGGTGFTPDPISILKNPAHPQTARRFVDFVLSIEGQRLWALPAGHEFGPELNCLNRPPVRKDFYTAYGQDIPKWIVRPYEMGTTLEIDEQLRIERYDVLVQLVRAAAVNNAPLLKDAKKKIVETGSKELEELFVKLPDNADTLDEVRGLHEAMQDDTFRDKVINEWVSFFSDKYKAIIDAK
- the queA gene encoding tRNA preQ1(34) S-adenosylmethionine ribosyltransferase-isomerase QueA is translated as MKVEELDFELPQELIAQMPAENRSESRLLVLNRKTGDISDRRFSGIAEYLFPGDCLVLNDTKVLPARFFARRTTGASLEGLYLDMSGGGLWHVMLKNSRKLKEGEVFDLLSSHGSVFCKILAERRLDDGTWHIRPQSDLPAEKLLEHIGYAPLPPYIKRSRGGEKPDYDRQRYQTVYARQSGAVAAPTAGLHFTDELLNRLDEKGISRAHVTLHVGAGTFKPVTADNLEDHEIHSERFEIDAQNADIINRTHQAGGRIVAVGTTSVRTLETVAQSGGIHAASGDTRLFIMPGFEYRAVDAMITNFHLPKSTLLALVGAFAGMDNIKNAYTHAVKERYHFFSYGDAMLIY
- a CDS encoding Hsp20/alpha crystallin family protein: MNRVVPFNSKKGLGLVPGGLFKSFDDIFDDFFTGFNAPDQPRAFVPSVDMNDEEKEVVLTAELPGIDDKDIKLSVHGDHIVLEGEKKTETKSEKDGWKHTERSFGSFRRVLPLPAKVDDAKAKAEFKDGILTVHLPKTAPDDGAKNIAIKRIS